In the Elizabethkingia bruuniana genome, TGAGAAATAATCACGATTTCCGTTTCGTTTGCTCTTATATTAAGTAGAATATTTTCGATATTTTTATCTGAAAAAAATGTTCCGGATCCAAATACGCGAAGGATCAATACTTTTATTTCGGAGGCTTTAATAAAACTTTCCAGTTCATTTAGATTCATTCCCGGGAATATCCATATCAGGAATACCTTTTTGGAAATATGCAGATCAATATCGAAGGTTTCATCCTTAGGAGCTCTGTATAAGATATTACGGTCGGCTTCCAGATTTACGCCAGATTGCCCTAAAATAGGGTAGTTAGGTGTTTTGAAAGCGTCAAAATTCTCGGCACTGGCTTTTATACAGCGGTTGCCTCGTAATAGTTTGTATTCAAAGTATAGAGCGACTTCCTGAATCACAGCCTCATCACCATCATAGAAGCTGGCATAATATAAGCTGGTCAGCAGATTTTCTTTAGCATCTGTTCTCAGATCACCAATGGGAAGCTGGGAACCTGTAAGAATAACGGGCTTGCGTAATCCTTTTAGCATGAAGCTAAGGGCGGAAGCTGTATAAGCCATTGTATCAGTGCCATGAAGTATCAAAAATCCCGAATAATCTTCGTAATTTTCCTTGATAATTTTGGCTATGGCAGTCCAGTGTTCAGGACCTACATCAGA is a window encoding:
- a CDS encoding asparaginase — encoded protein: MKRKVLIIYTGGTIGMEKDYESGSLKAFDFSTIANRIPEINLLDCDVTLSQFSTPLDSSDVGPEHWTAIAKIIKENYEDYSGFLILHGTDTMAYTASALSFMLKGLRKPVILTGSQLPIGDLRTDAKENLLTSLYYASFYDGDEAVIQEVALYFEYKLLRGNRCIKASAENFDAFKTPNYPILGQSGVNLEADRNILYRAPKDETFDIDLHISKKVFLIWIFPGMNLNELESFIKASEIKVLILRVFGSGTFFSDKNIENILLNIRANETEIVIISQCISGEISVGKYDNSNIFKRIGAISGGDLTAESALTKAMHLIENPHYKESFSTLFQKNLRGEMSN